From the Pseudomonas monsensis genome, the window CAGGCTCTTCGGCAGTGTCGAGGGCTTTTTGCGTGGCGATCAGCGCATGTTTGTAGCGGCCAAAAAACTTCAGGCTGACAAACATCGAAGCGACGCCCGCGATAAAGAACGGCATCGCCAACACCGGCAGAAGGCCCTCACCCTGACCGAACAGCAGGTTGAGTACGAACAGCGGCAGCAACGCCAGCGCCAGGTATTTCCACCAGTCGACCGCCAATCGGCGTCGTACCTGCCCCCTCGTCACGCGCGATCGACCTCGCCCTGATGCTCGTTGCCCATCATGTGGTCGAGTTTGCTGGCCTTGGTTGCCAGGTACAGCTTGTTGTGCGGGTTGTGCCCAGTGTGCAGCGGCACGCGCTCGGCAACGGTGATGCCCATGTCGGTCAAGGCTTTGACCTTGCGCGGGTTGTTGGTCATCAGGCGCAGCGACTTCACGCCCAGATGCTCGAGCATCGGCAGGCACATGGCGTAGTCGCGCTGGTCGGCAGCAAAGCCCAGGCGCTCGTTGGCTTCAACGGTGTCGGCGCCGCCGTCCTGCAATTCATAGGCGCGAATCTTGTTCAGCAGCCCGATGCCACGGCCTTCCTGACGCAGGTACAGCAACACGCCACGACCTTCACGGGCGATGGCCTTGAGCGCGCCTTCCAGTTGCGAGCCGCAGTCGCAACGCTGGCTGAACAAGGCGTCGCCGGTCAGGCATTCGGAGTGCAAACGGCCGAGTACCGGGGCACCGTCGGCAATGTCACCCAGGCTCAGCACAACGTGCTCGCGCCCGGTGCTTTCATCGAGAAAACCGTGCATGGT encodes:
- the ribA gene encoding GTP cyclohydrolase II: MPVVFVAASKLPTPFAQFTMHGFLDESTGREHVVLSLGDIADGAPVLGRLHSECLTGDALFSQRCDCGSQLEGALKAIAREGRGVLLYLRQEGRGIGLLNKIRAYELQDGGADTVEANERLGFAADQRDYAMCLPMLEHLGVKSLRLMTNNPRKVKALTDMGITVAERVPLHTGHNPHNKLYLATKASKLDHMMGNEHQGEVDRA
- a CDS encoding MFS transporter is translated as MTRGQVRRRLAVDWWKYLALALLPLFVLNLLFGQGEGLLPVLAMPFFIAGVASMFVSLKFFGRYKHALIATQKALDTAEEPAAWIALAARRRAAFLVAALPAWIGALAVFVGLEAVPLMLLALSTAILFYLYRIPRQLG